From Uloborus diversus isolate 005 chromosome 8, Udiv.v.3.1, whole genome shotgun sequence, a single genomic window includes:
- the LOC129227805 gene encoding uncharacterized protein LOC129227805 translates to MLFIDIIGVFVVINLPCFFGKPITLNWAQKVALSSLFVEEIFACSNQESKQWSYDFHECFIDRKANDGGRDLESIVDRILDHSKDCIRKSDKKCRPYYDGFIIIMEKVIQQIKDYADMYLEYIHNGRSRIRDLNCVENVLSIETYSECFKGAFKYNSSELEFGKEIENSIRCTNQKNNGCSDLARTDLNAIVRILMGVDAPENGEDFWDSEPTESTDPPEIRWEDVLVTDPPKQQEQPQPWAWYDYVLEPFRYAWSAIRSFFGF, encoded by the exons attggGCCCAAAAAGTTGCACTTTCGTCCTTGTTCGTAGAAGAGATTTTTGCTTGCAGCAATCAGGAGTCCAAACAATGGTCATATGATTTCCACGAATGCTTCATCGATAGAAAAGCTAATGATGGAGGACGCGACCTCGAAAGTATTGTCGAcag GATTTTGGATCACTCCAAAGATTGTATTCGAAAATCCGACAAAAAGTGCAGACCATACTATGATGGCTTCATCATTATTATGGAAAAAGTCATCCAGCAAATAAAAGATTATGCAGATATGTATCTGGAATACATTCATAACG GTAGAAGTAGAATCAGAGATCTGAATTGTGTTGAAAATGTCTTGTCCATTGAAACTTATTCGGAGTGTTTTAAAGGTGCATTCAAATATAATTCCTCAGAGTTGGAATTCGGAAA AGAGATTGAAAACTCCATTCGATGTACCAACCAGAAAAACAATGGTTGCAGCGATTTGGCTAGAACTGATTTGAACGCCATCGTAAGAATATTAATGGGCGTGGACGCCCCTGAGAATGGAGAAGATTTCTGGGATAGCGAGCCAACCGAGAGCACGGATCCACCAGAGATAAGATGGGAAGATGTCTTAGTGACCGATCCGCCCAAACAACAGGAACAGCCGCAGCCATGGGCTTGGTATGACTATGTCTTGGAACCCTTTAGATACGCCTGGAGCGCCATTAGATCCTTTTTCGGATTTTGA